From the Pseudoalteromonas tunicata genome, one window contains:
- the argA gene encoding amino-acid N-acetyltransferase, producing the protein MVINTARTTELVEGFRQSAPYVNAHRGKTFVLMLGGEAVNHAGYRSIINDIALLNSLGIKTVLVYGARPQIDKALQQAHIQSEFHQGVRITDDESFTLIKQVAGALQLDLTARLSTSLSNTPMSGAQINVVSGNFVIAQPLGVADGVDYCHSGRVRRIDVEGIRRQLNNSGLVLLGPIAASVTGESFNLTAEEVATQVAIKLKADKMIGFCSENGILNDLGDVIPELMPNDAETELVKYQQDHDACASTTAFLAASIDACRNGIPRCHLVSYHQDGALLQELFSRDGIGTQIVTQSAEILRRATISDIGGILDLIRPLEEQGYLVRRSREQLEIEIEQFTIIVRDGLIIGCAALNPFEEEQAGEFACLVVHPQYRDADRGSVLLRTVIQQAKSLHYKTLFALTTRSIHWFLEHGFEFANVEDLPEKKKSLYNYQRRSKILALKLR; encoded by the coding sequence ATGGTCATAAATACTGCGAGAACCACTGAACTTGTTGAAGGATTTCGTCAATCAGCGCCTTATGTTAATGCCCATCGCGGTAAAACGTTTGTATTAATGTTAGGTGGCGAAGCAGTTAACCATGCAGGTTATCGTAGCATCATTAATGATATTGCATTACTCAATAGTTTAGGCATTAAAACAGTATTGGTGTATGGCGCTCGGCCACAAATCGATAAAGCCCTTCAACAAGCACATATTCAAAGTGAATTTCATCAAGGTGTTCGTATTACTGATGACGAATCATTCACCCTGATCAAACAAGTTGCAGGTGCTCTACAGCTTGATTTAACCGCTCGTTTATCAACCAGCTTAAGTAATACCCCAATGTCAGGGGCACAAATTAACGTTGTGAGCGGCAACTTTGTGATTGCTCAACCGCTAGGTGTTGCCGATGGTGTTGATTATTGCCATTCAGGCCGTGTACGCCGTATTGATGTTGAAGGTATTCGTCGCCAGCTTAATAACAGTGGTTTAGTTTTATTAGGGCCAATTGCAGCTTCTGTAACAGGTGAAAGTTTTAACCTTACTGCAGAGGAAGTCGCCACTCAGGTTGCTATCAAACTAAAAGCTGACAAAATGATTGGTTTTTGCTCTGAGAACGGCATTCTAAATGATTTAGGTGATGTAATTCCTGAACTAATGCCTAACGATGCTGAAACCGAATTAGTAAAATACCAACAAGATCACGATGCTTGTGCCAGCACTACGGCTTTTTTAGCGGCCAGTATAGATGCTTGTCGCAATGGGATCCCGCGCTGCCATTTAGTCAGCTATCACCAAGATGGTGCTTTGCTGCAAGAGCTATTTTCACGCGATGGTATCGGCACACAAATTGTAACGCAAAGCGCTGAAATATTACGTCGTGCGACCATCTCTGACATTGGCGGTATTTTAGATTTAATTCGTCCGCTTGAAGAACAAGGCTATTTAGTGCGTCGCTCACGCGAACAACTTGAAATTGAAATTGAGCAATTTACCATTATTGTTCGTGATGGTTTAATTATTGGCTGCGCGGCACTTAATCCGTTTGAAGAAGAGCAAGCTGGTGAATTTGCCTGCTTGGTTGTGCACCCACAATATCGTGACGCAGATCGCGGTTCTGTATTACTTCGCACTGTTATTCAACAGGCAAAATCATTACATTACAAAACCTTATTTGCCCTAACCACCCGCAGTATTCATTGGTTTTTAGAGCATGGCTTTGAGTTTGCCAATGTTGAAGATTTACCTGAAAAGAAAAAGTCGCTGTATAACTATCAGCGCCGCTCGAAAATTTTAGCGCTTAAGCTTAGATAA
- a CDS encoding TolB family protein, giving the protein MKKTLLALSVAFSLTAHANSQWQTIETDNFKVHFSKEYQDWARSAANELEIVRTKVLEQQNRALDKKVDVLVFDPFNQPNGFAIPASKAPLMAFFATPPQSDTVISNSSGWQQLLALHEYIHLVHLAQPSRSEWKQTLRNVYGLYDVSQGMQVPRWAAEGYATLLESQMTGRGRLHDNYVESLISQFAKEGMLPTYDQLSATEGGYMTGSMAYLVGVRYLQWLEDTFDKATLDAVWTRLQAVESRDFEEAFKGAFGQPAQTLYRRFVAEYTYKTLAKEQQQAELKTDLWFDLTHIQQSPSLSPEQDKIAMVSVDKKGNTQLNIFATADNKKAAEEFSKKQQEILADDPKDITDKAPTVFAREEKNVLQQIDQKGIMNPQWLDNDTLIFGAFSVANNELNTRHQDLFRYDTNSGKVEQLTELANLRRFSISGDKTIAYAERAQFGYSELVKVDLSSGLVTEITSKDLATVYDFPIVHQNKLAYLKTALNENWALWVKNLDDQTISSVPMPAGYQFLSYPAWSADGQSIYYVAGVAGETNIYRYDFTGDRLVQLTQGQQVTAYPMPMQDGGILYQAINSQGPDLYKLAADAAFTEVTERAAVRIADTSQAQSHKLPAAKIYQQAVGESQNYNPTEQNITFNIGEQYASASTTLLQLGIKGGDFLNQLTWQIGGAFDNKSALSGAYAEVNYQALPVELSAHVFSYDLKSANQLQRHESADTRIKASGIYTQMSYPYRNDQFLLTSHLAYNYSDYDVNDTQWLRVGIDQQWQRDWQKFAIGQSVKARAYEGDNDGQDWHGYDLTATLFGKAWHLPLYGEYQKRSRTDSVVSLGGFESTLIKADAHAEYVIAPELPFLSISGEEFESVSGGMSFKAGMPWFYYQQYKMDGQEFADSYGVKWQQKVSFGLGPAAINDLNINFGVVKVAGDTIEDEIRGWFGVWYSL; this is encoded by the coding sequence ATGAAAAAAACACTGCTCGCCTTAAGTGTTGCCTTTAGCTTAACTGCTCACGCTAATTCACAGTGGCAAACCATTGAAACCGATAATTTTAAGGTGCATTTCAGCAAAGAATACCAAGATTGGGCGCGTTCAGCCGCCAATGAGCTTGAGATTGTTCGCACCAAAGTACTTGAACAACAAAACCGCGCCTTAGATAAAAAAGTAGATGTACTGGTTTTTGACCCTTTTAATCAACCTAATGGCTTTGCAATTCCAGCCAGTAAAGCGCCGCTAATGGCCTTTTTTGCCACGCCACCCCAATCAGATACTGTGATATCGAATAGCTCAGGCTGGCAGCAACTTTTAGCGCTGCACGAATACATTCATTTAGTTCACCTTGCGCAACCAAGTCGTAGTGAATGGAAACAAACTTTACGTAATGTGTATGGTTTGTACGATGTATCGCAAGGCATGCAAGTGCCGCGCTGGGCCGCTGAAGGGTACGCCACCTTGCTTGAATCACAAATGACAGGGCGTGGCCGTTTGCACGATAATTACGTGGAATCGTTAATCAGCCAATTTGCCAAAGAAGGCATGTTGCCGACTTATGATCAGTTGAGCGCCACTGAAGGTGGCTATATGACAGGCTCAATGGCGTATTTAGTAGGCGTACGTTATTTACAATGGTTAGAAGATACCTTTGATAAAGCAACCTTAGATGCAGTATGGACCCGTTTACAGGCCGTCGAAAGTCGTGATTTTGAAGAGGCGTTTAAAGGCGCATTTGGGCAACCTGCACAAACGCTTTATCGCCGTTTTGTTGCCGAATACACCTACAAAACATTAGCGAAAGAACAACAGCAAGCCGAATTAAAAACAGACTTATGGTTTGATTTAACCCATATTCAGCAAAGCCCTAGCTTATCGCCTGAGCAAGATAAAATTGCCATGGTGAGCGTTGATAAAAAAGGGAATACCCAGTTAAATATTTTCGCCACGGCAGATAACAAAAAAGCAGCTGAAGAGTTCAGTAAAAAACAGCAAGAAATTTTAGCTGACGACCCTAAAGATATTACCGATAAAGCCCCAACGGTATTTGCTCGTGAAGAAAAAAACGTGCTGCAGCAAATTGATCAAAAAGGCATTATGAACCCACAATGGCTTGATAATGATACCCTTATTTTTGGTGCATTCAGTGTAGCCAATAATGAACTTAATACCCGCCATCAAGATTTATTTCGTTACGATACAAACTCAGGAAAAGTAGAGCAACTGACAGAACTGGCCAATCTGCGTCGTTTTTCTATCAGTGGCGATAAAACTATCGCTTATGCAGAACGCGCACAATTTGGTTATTCAGAGTTGGTGAAGGTTGATTTAAGTAGCGGGCTTGTGACTGAAATAACCAGCAAGGATTTAGCAACCGTTTACGACTTTCCAATCGTTCATCAAAATAAGTTAGCGTATTTAAAAACCGCCTTAAATGAAAATTGGGCGCTGTGGGTAAAAAACCTTGATGATCAAACAATAAGCTCAGTGCCAATGCCAGCCGGTTACCAATTCTTATCGTATCCTGCTTGGTCGGCTGATGGGCAAAGCATTTATTATGTGGCTGGTGTCGCGGGTGAAACTAATATCTACCGCTATGACTTTACCGGCGATCGCTTAGTACAGCTCACTCAGGGGCAACAAGTCACCGCGTATCCAATGCCAATGCAAGATGGTGGCATTTTGTATCAAGCCATTAATTCACAAGGGCCTGATTTGTATAAGTTGGCCGCAGATGCTGCTTTTACAGAGGTGACTGAGCGCGCTGCAGTGCGTATTGCAGATACTAGCCAAGCACAATCGCATAAGTTGCCTGCCGCTAAGATTTATCAGCAAGCTGTGGGTGAAAGTCAAAATTATAACCCAACTGAGCAAAATATTACCTTTAACATCGGTGAGCAATATGCCAGTGCCTCAACAACTTTGCTTCAGCTTGGAATTAAAGGGGGGGACTTTTTAAATCAACTTACTTGGCAAATAGGTGGCGCATTTGATAATAAAAGTGCGCTGTCGGGTGCATATGCCGAGGTAAACTACCAAGCACTTCCTGTTGAACTGAGCGCCCATGTATTTAGTTATGACCTTAAGAGCGCGAATCAATTGCAGCGCCATGAGAGTGCAGATACTCGCATCAAAGCATCGGGTATTTATACGCAAATGAGTTATCCGTATCGAAATGATCAATTTTTACTCACCAGTCATCTAGCTTATAACTACAGCGATTATGACGTAAACGATACACAATGGTTGCGAGTGGGTATTGACCAGCAATGGCAACGTGATTGGCAAAAATTTGCAATTGGTCAATCAGTCAAAGCCCGTGCTTATGAAGGTGATAACGACGGCCAAGATTGGCATGGTTATGACTTAACTGCGACGTTATTTGGTAAGGCGTGGCATTTACCTCTGTATGGTGAATACCAAAAACGCTCGCGTACCGACAGCGTGGTGAGTTTAGGTGGTTTTGAATCGACCTTAATTAAAGCCGATGCCCATGCCGAATATGTGATTGCCCCTGAGTTACCCTTTTTGTCAATTTCAGGTGAAGAGTTTGAGTCAGTATCGGGTGGTATGAGCTTTAAAGCGGGGATGCCGTGGTTTTATTATCAACAATATAAAATGGATGGCCAAGAATTTGCCGACAGCTACGGCGTAAAATGGCAACAAAAAGTGAGCTTTGGTTTAGGGCCTGCAGCGATTAATGACCTTAATATTAATTTTGGTGTAGTGAAAGTGGCAGGAGATACCATTGAAGATGAAATTAGGGGTTGGTTTGGAGTTTGGTATAGTTTGTAA
- a CDS encoding GNAT family N-acetyltransferase, which yields MKLSKRILSGQVVELIPLDPSHIGQLIEAVNDGEHWRLWYANVPRPEQMAQYVKNAMEDMALGNIAYAVYCKKNNQIVGTTRFYNVDSANRRAMLGYTWYSASACRSAINSETKLLMLQFLFEEHKAIAVEFRTHFFNRASRAAIERLGAKQDGILRNHQILADGSIRDTVIYSIIASEWPAVKNNLKVRIASKQSDS from the coding sequence ATGAAATTAAGTAAGCGTATTTTATCGGGTCAAGTTGTGGAGCTTATCCCGCTAGACCCAAGTCATATCGGGCAATTAATTGAAGCAGTAAATGATGGGGAACATTGGCGTTTATGGTACGCCAATGTTCCAAGGCCTGAACAGATGGCGCAATATGTTAAAAACGCTATGGAAGATATGGCGCTTGGTAACATAGCTTATGCAGTGTATTGCAAAAAAAACAATCAGATTGTGGGCACAACACGGTTTTATAATGTAGACAGTGCAAACCGACGAGCCATGCTTGGATATACTTGGTATAGCGCCAGCGCATGTCGCAGCGCAATAAATAGTGAAACCAAGCTTTTGATGCTGCAATTTTTATTTGAGGAGCATAAAGCGATAGCCGTTGAGTTTCGCACCCATTTTTTTAATCGGGCCTCTCGTGCAGCTATAGAGCGTTTAGGTGCTAAGCAAGATGGTATTTTGCGTAACCACCAAATACTGGCTGATGGCTCAATTCGCGATACGGTAATTTATTCTATTATTGCCAGTGAATGGCCTGCGGTAAAAAACAATCTGAAAGTACGCATTGCTTCTAAACAATCTGATTCTTGA
- a CDS encoding tetratricopeptide repeat protein, with translation MKFFQILCVLIITFTSSLTAKTIEVYEQQIELAQGLQKTELIVHFLEDYARYSAKKSISYGEQALRYLRDHPQPELEVKVYAYLARSYNFIDNQAESLSLAEHALTLANKINNTNLQILSYKVKGETQLALRLYDNALDNLSLAMDLAEQINDTKLLADLLNDKGNIYRKMAKLDLALREYLTALEIYRFKENKAKIAEAVGAIGSIYRTSGDFEKALKYQLEALMLKQDLGDVRALSLQYNNTAIVYKDIGDYDNAIKLHLKSLELKTQLNYLRGMVFSNNNLGETSRLAGKTEDALMYLNKAKQLADQLGNEELQGSSNLYLGRLFLDQNDLATSEQYLDEALTIFTTTQELSRLAETHLELGRLRFGQGNYDKAVKHVEQSILFADKSEKNVVLLGAYQALSEFNEAMQNYPQALNYFKKYTAKSEEIFSKKAQLSTGALRVEFEVDQKQREIEALKQKNTITHLELTHQASEKNTALLISLLISLAILFSAFLYLKHKKHQAQKTVLAAIKEGKKRLKLALWGSGDELWDWDLITGTISRENTFNNTTLPRDHIGNSMNAMQNVIHPDDFERVKSLFEQHVNNEKTDFFEASYRIKNTFGEWLWVLDRGKVVERDNTGQATRISGTLRDITTLKQQELALIELNSELEQRVEERTKDLQQTNSELSVTLTALTETQTKLVEVEKMASLGSLITGIAHEMNTPIGTCVTASSVLQEIIEDIETRVNTNQLSKERLQNALGQLKNSETLITKNIHKSANLILQFKQIANTNPTTSIFSLSNLLSKKLQLFQNQHVSQVHVRFECQSETTINSFAMSFDMILDILLSNSLQHGCGTERLINILVTLAKNESHLLLTYQDDGIGIEDNVADKIFEPFFTTKRNLGNIGLGLHIFYNQVTQQLKGSIHFQKNHPQGVIFTLSIPL, from the coding sequence ATGAAGTTTTTTCAAATTTTATGCGTCCTAATCATTACGTTTACTTCGAGCCTAACCGCGAAAACCATCGAAGTTTATGAGCAACAAATCGAGCTTGCACAAGGCCTGCAAAAAACCGAACTGATTGTTCATTTTTTGGAGGACTACGCGAGATATTCGGCAAAAAAATCGATCAGTTATGGCGAGCAAGCGCTTAGATACTTAAGGGACCATCCACAACCTGAATTAGAAGTTAAAGTTTATGCCTATCTAGCTCGCTCTTACAATTTTATTGACAATCAGGCTGAGTCGCTCTCACTCGCAGAGCACGCCCTGACACTTGCAAACAAAATAAATAATACCAACCTGCAAATATTATCTTACAAAGTTAAAGGTGAGACTCAACTAGCACTTCGTCTTTATGACAATGCACTTGATAACTTGTCTTTAGCCATGGATTTAGCGGAACAAATAAACGATACCAAACTGCTCGCTGATTTACTCAATGATAAAGGTAATATCTATCGTAAAATGGCGAAACTCGATCTCGCCTTACGAGAATATTTGACGGCCCTTGAAATTTATCGATTTAAAGAAAATAAAGCCAAAATAGCAGAAGCCGTTGGCGCAATTGGTTCGATTTACAGAACCTCTGGCGATTTTGAAAAAGCCCTTAAATATCAGCTCGAAGCGCTTATGCTTAAACAAGATTTAGGTGATGTACGCGCACTTTCTCTGCAATACAACAATACCGCCATTGTTTATAAAGATATTGGTGATTATGACAATGCAATAAAGTTACACCTCAAATCTTTAGAACTAAAAACGCAGCTTAATTATCTACGGGGCATGGTCTTTTCAAATAATAATCTTGGTGAAACCTCACGTTTGGCAGGTAAAACTGAAGATGCGCTAATGTACCTCAATAAAGCCAAACAACTTGCTGATCAACTTGGCAATGAAGAATTACAAGGATCTTCTAACTTATATTTAGGCCGCCTGTTTCTCGACCAAAACGATTTAGCCACCTCCGAGCAATACTTAGATGAAGCATTAACTATTTTTACTACCACGCAAGAATTATCTCGCCTTGCAGAGACGCATTTAGAGCTGGGTCGATTACGATTTGGCCAAGGGAATTATGATAAAGCCGTAAAACACGTAGAACAAAGTATTCTTTTTGCTGACAAATCAGAAAAAAATGTAGTGTTACTCGGCGCCTATCAAGCATTATCAGAGTTTAACGAAGCGATGCAAAATTACCCGCAAGCGCTCAATTACTTCAAAAAATATACAGCTAAAAGTGAAGAAATATTCAGCAAAAAAGCACAGCTTAGTACTGGAGCTTTAAGGGTCGAATTTGAAGTTGATCAAAAACAACGAGAAATTGAGGCGTTAAAACAGAAAAATACTATCACCCACCTAGAACTTACCCACCAAGCTTCAGAAAAAAACACCGCGCTCTTAATTAGCTTACTAATTTCATTAGCCATTTTATTTAGCGCTTTTTTATATCTAAAACATAAAAAGCACCAAGCACAAAAAACCGTCTTAGCCGCCATTAAAGAAGGTAAAAAACGACTTAAATTGGCACTGTGGGGCAGTGGTGACGAACTTTGGGATTGGGATCTTATTACTGGCACAATCTCGCGTGAAAACACTTTTAATAATACCACTCTCCCCCGTGACCATATTGGTAACTCAATGAACGCAATGCAAAATGTAATTCATCCAGATGATTTTGAGCGAGTAAAAAGCCTTTTTGAGCAGCATGTAAATAATGAAAAAACAGACTTTTTTGAAGCCAGCTACCGCATTAAAAATACTTTTGGCGAATGGTTGTGGGTATTAGATAGGGGTAAAGTAGTTGAGCGAGATAATACAGGCCAAGCAACGCGCATATCAGGCACTCTGCGCGATATTACGACGTTAAAACAGCAAGAGCTTGCCTTAATTGAACTCAATAGCGAACTTGAGCAACGCGTAGAAGAGCGAACAAAAGATCTACAACAAACTAACTCTGAGCTTTCGGTCACCCTCACCGCATTAACTGAAACACAAACTAAATTAGTTGAAGTCGAAAAAATGGCCTCTTTAGGCAGCCTCATCACAGGCATTGCCCATGAAATGAATACCCCTATTGGCACCTGTGTAACTGCAAGTTCAGTTTTGCAAGAAATCATCGAAGATATTGAAACTCGGGTCAATACCAATCAACTTTCAAAAGAAAGACTGCAAAATGCACTTGGACAGTTAAAAAATAGCGAAACACTCATTACTAAAAACATCCATAAAAGTGCCAATTTAATTCTACAATTTAAGCAAATTGCGAACACCAACCCTACCACATCAATTTTCAGCCTCTCGAACCTGTTAAGCAAAAAACTTCAACTATTTCAAAATCAGCATGTATCGCAAGTACACGTACGTTTTGAGTGTCAATCTGAAACCACAATAAATAGCTTTGCGATGAGCTTTGACATGATTTTAGATATCCTACTTTCAAATAGCTTGCAACATGGCTGTGGTACGGAACGGCTAATTAATATTCTAGTGACGTTAGCCAAAAATGAATCACATTTACTACTGACCTATCAAGATGATGGGATCGGTATAGAAGATAATGTCGCAGATAAAATTTTCGAGCCTTTTTTTACCACCAAACGTAACCTAGGCAATATAGGTTTAGGGCTACACATTTTTTATAATCAAGTGACTCAACAACTTAAAGGAAGTATCCATTTTCAAAAAAATCACCCTCAAGGAGTGATTTTTACCCTATCGATACCATTATGA
- a CDS encoding SIMPL domain-containing protein, whose amino-acid sequence MKKISLLCLALLSLNTFANTALPNNRHISVNGYAQVTAKPDLAIINLEVKSQQKTSLAAKQEIDQKVNQFLAGLDKFSLKTEDVSASQLATSPLIQYLDNGEQRTVGYRANRNLKVSLKDINQVSELINFALGIEIDQVNNIEFKSSQAKQYQQQASALAVQDATEQGQALAKAFSASLGKIYSINSQVQVPQFQYGQHRGMMEDGLYKTASARVEGQYLPETLTFSATVYAVFDLNVPL is encoded by the coding sequence ATGAAAAAAATATCATTACTGTGCTTAGCACTTTTAAGCTTAAATACCTTCGCCAATACTGCTTTACCAAACAATCGCCATATTTCAGTTAATGGTTATGCTCAAGTAACAGCAAAGCCTGATTTAGCTATTATTAACTTAGAAGTAAAAAGTCAGCAAAAAACAAGTTTAGCTGCCAAGCAAGAGATTGACCAAAAAGTGAATCAATTTTTAGCAGGCCTTGATAAGTTTAGCCTCAAAACTGAAGATGTTTCTGCCTCGCAATTGGCTACATCACCACTTATTCAATATTTAGATAATGGTGAGCAGCGTACCGTAGGGTATCGCGCAAACCGTAATTTAAAAGTATCTTTAAAGGATATTAATCAGGTTAGTGAATTAATAAACTTTGCATTAGGCATTGAGATTGACCAAGTAAATAATATTGAGTTTAAATCATCACAAGCAAAACAATATCAACAACAAGCCAGTGCGTTAGCTGTGCAAGATGCAACTGAACAAGGGCAAGCATTAGCAAAAGCATTTAGTGCGTCACTAGGTAAAATTTATAGTATTAATAGCCAAGTACAAGTACCACAATTTCAATATGGTCAACATCGTGGCATGATGGAAGATGGCTTATATAAAACGGCGAGCGCACGTGTTGAGGGGCAATATTTGCCAGAAACACTCACCTTTAGTGCGACTGTATATGCCGTATTTGATTTAAACGTACCCCTGTAG